A window from Staphylococcus succinus encodes these proteins:
- the glmM gene encoding phosphoglucosamine mutase has protein sequence MAKYFGTDGVRGIANKELTPELAFKLGRYGGYVLAHNKGEDHPKVLVGRDTRVSGEMLESALIAGLISIGAEVMRLGIISTPGVAYLTREMEAELGVMISASHNPVADNGIKFFGSDGFKLSDDQEQEIETLLDQENPELPRPVGEDIVHYSDYFEGAQKYISYLKSTVDVDLDGMKIALDGANGSTSSLAPFLFGDLEADTVTVGCNPNGYNINENVGSTHPETLAKLVVESESDFGLAFDGDGDRLIAVDENGDIVDGDQIMFIIGQAMSKNQELNDNMIVSTVMSNLGFYKALENEDIQSNKTKVGDRYVVEEMRRGNYNLGGEQSGHIVLMDYNTTGDGLLTGVQLASVIKMTGKRLSQLASQMKKYPQSLVNVRVTDKYRVEENIDVQEAMTKVEVEMNGEGRILVRPSGTEPLVRVMVEAATDEDAQRFAQTIADVVQEKMGLE, from the coding sequence ATGGCAAAATATTTTGGTACAGATGGCGTAAGGGGCATAGCAAATAAAGAATTAACACCAGAACTTGCGTTTAAATTAGGGCGTTATGGTGGCTATGTTTTAGCACATAATAAAGGTGAAGATCACCCTAAAGTACTAGTAGGTAGAGATACACGAGTGTCAGGTGAAATGTTAGAGTCAGCATTAATTGCAGGGCTTATTTCAATTGGCGCAGAGGTTATGCGTTTAGGCATTATTTCTACGCCAGGTGTTGCTTATTTAACTCGTGAGATGGAAGCTGAACTAGGTGTCATGATATCTGCATCGCATAACCCAGTTGCAGATAATGGAATCAAATTTTTTGGTTCAGATGGTTTTAAATTATCAGATGACCAAGAACAAGAAATTGAAACACTATTAGATCAGGAGAATCCAGAACTACCTAGACCAGTAGGCGAAGATATTGTTCATTACTCTGATTATTTTGAAGGTGCTCAAAAATATATTAGCTATCTAAAATCAACAGTTGATGTTGACTTAGATGGAATGAAGATTGCTCTAGATGGCGCCAACGGTTCAACTTCATCTTTAGCACCATTTTTATTCGGTGATTTAGAAGCTGATACAGTTACTGTTGGATGTAATCCAAATGGTTATAATATAAATGAAAATGTTGGTTCAACACATCCTGAAACATTAGCAAAATTAGTCGTTGAATCTGAGAGTGATTTTGGCTTAGCGTTTGATGGCGATGGTGATAGACTTATTGCTGTTGATGAAAATGGCGACATTGTAGATGGTGATCAAATCATGTTTATTATCGGTCAAGCAATGTCAAAAAACCAAGAACTTAATGATAATATGATTGTTTCTACAGTTATGAGTAATTTAGGTTTTTATAAAGCTTTAGAAAATGAAGACATTCAGTCAAACAAAACTAAAGTGGGCGATCGCTACGTTGTAGAAGAAATGAGACGAGGTAATTATAATTTAGGTGGCGAACAATCAGGACATATTGTTTTAATGGATTATAATACTACTGGTGATGGCTTGTTAACAGGTGTTCAATTAGCCAGTGTAATCAAAATGACTGGTAAACGATTAAGCCAACTTGCAAGTCAAATGAAAAAATATCCTCAATCATTGGTCAACGTACGTGTTACAGATAAGTATCGTGTTGAAGAAAATATAGATGTACAAGAAGCTATGACAAAAGTAGAAGTAGAGATGAATGGAGAAGGTCGTATATTAGTTAGACCTTCAGGCACAGAACCACTTGTACGTGTTATGGTTGAAGCTGCAACTGATGAAGATGCACAACGTTTTGCACAAACGATTGCAGATGTAGTTCAAGAAAAAATGGGATTAGAATAA
- the rocF gene encoding arginase, with product MDKKIEIIGAPSTYGQRKLGVNLGPDAIRYAGLVERIRAIGLSVEDTGNIEVPTIDLDKFNSEQNGLRNLEEIITVSNNLSEAVSKSIEKNHFPLTLGGDHSIAIGSISGVSKHYDNLGVIWYDAHGDLNIPEESPSGNIHGMPLRVLAGDGDEQLVNISNYTPKVKPEHIVLIGMRDLDEGERRYIKENNIKTYTMADVDRYGIQQIIEETIEYLEHKTDGIHLSLDVDGLDPVETPGTGTRVLGGLTYRESHFALELLHSSNLITSMDIVEVNPLIDQNNHTAEQAVSLVGSFFGETLL from the coding sequence GACCAGATGCAATAAGATATGCTGGACTTGTAGAGCGTATTAGAGCAATTGGTTTATCAGTAGAAGATACTGGTAATATTGAGGTACCAACGATTGATTTAGATAAATTTAATTCTGAACAAAATGGATTACGTAATTTAGAAGAAATTATAACAGTTTCAAATAATTTAAGTGAAGCAGTATCAAAGAGCATAGAGAAAAATCATTTTCCATTAACGTTAGGTGGAGATCATTCTATTGCCATTGGTTCTATTTCTGGAGTTAGCAAGCATTATGATAATCTAGGGGTGATTTGGTATGATGCCCATGGAGATTTGAATATACCTGAAGAGTCACCATCCGGTAATATTCATGGCATGCCATTACGTGTGTTAGCTGGTGACGGCGATGAACAGCTTGTAAACATTTCGAATTATACACCTAAAGTCAAACCAGAACATATAGTGCTCATAGGTATGAGGGATTTAGATGAAGGAGAACGCCGTTACATAAAAGAAAATAATATTAAGACCTATACAATGGCTGATGTAGACCGTTATGGTATTCAACAGATTATTGAAGAAACAATTGAATATTTAGAACATAAAACAGATGGTATTCATTTATCTTTAGATGTCGATGGTTTAGATCCAGTAGAAACACCAGGGACAGGTACGAGAGTATTAGGTGGATTAACATATAGAGAAAGTCACTTCGCTTTAGAGTTATTACATAGCTCTAATTTAATTACTTCAATGGATATCGTTGAAGTAAATCCACTAATTGACCAAAATAATCATACAGCGGAACAAGCAGTAAGTTTAGTAGGCAGCTTTTTTGGAGAAACACTTTTATAA
- the cdaA gene encoding diadenylate cyclase CdaA — protein MDLSNFFDNWSTVKIIAGVLDLLIVWYVLYLLITVFKGTKAIQLLKGIVVIVIGQQVSKMLNLTATSRLFDLVIQWGVLALIVIFQPEIRRALEQLGRGSLFKRYSSNLNSDEDKLISSVSKAVQYMAKRRIGALIVFEKETGLQDYIETGIAMNSEISQELLTNVFIPNTPLHDGAMIVQENKIASAASYLPLSDSAKIAKSLGTRHRAAVGISEVSDAFTVVVSEETGSISVTFDGKLRKDISTEAFEELLAEHWFGTHFHQKGVK, from the coding sequence ATGGATTTATCCAATTTTTTTGATAACTGGAGTACAGTGAAAATTATTGCCGGTGTACTCGACTTACTCATAGTATGGTATGTACTTTATCTTCTCATCACAGTTTTTAAAGGTACAAAAGCCATTCAATTATTAAAAGGCATTGTAGTAATCGTTATTGGTCAACAAGTGAGTAAAATGTTAAATTTAACAGCCACATCCCGTTTATTTGATTTAGTGATCCAATGGGGTGTTTTAGCTTTAATCGTGATATTCCAACCAGAAATTAGACGAGCATTAGAGCAACTAGGACGAGGTAGTCTTTTTAAACGTTATTCGTCCAATTTAAATAGTGATGAAGACAAACTTATTTCATCAGTATCAAAAGCCGTACAATATATGGCTAAACGTCGTATAGGAGCATTAATCGTGTTTGAAAAAGAAACAGGATTACAGGATTACATTGAAACAGGTATTGCAATGAATTCAGAAATATCTCAAGAACTATTAACAAACGTATTTATACCTAATACCCCATTACATGATGGTGCGATGATTGTTCAGGAGAATAAAATAGCAAGTGCGGCAAGTTATTTACCACTATCAGATAGTGCAAAAATTGCTAAAAGTTTAGGTACAAGACACAGAGCAGCAGTTGGCATATCTGAAGTATCAGATGCATTTACGGTAGTTGTATCAGAAGAAACTGGTTCAATCTCAGTTACATTTGATGGCAAATTAAGAAAAGATATTTCAACCGAAGCTTTTGAAGAATTATTAGCTGAACATTGGTTTGGCACACACTTTCATCAGAAAGGTGTGAAGTAA
- a CDS encoding CdaR family protein: MLESKWGLRLIALVLALVFFLSANNMFGNIFDADHLGQKSTDTIQDVPVQVKYNNESLYASDVPNKVDVEISGPQSQVLKAENGENIKAVLDLRGQKAGNHTAQFQVNGLNEDIDYNVKPKETTVSLEKKVHKTLKVEPDVSNSDLNSDFKVGDQTVSPDSVEVTGGQDQIDNIAYLKATYKNKSKISKDTTDVAKITAFDRNLNKINVSVQPEEVNLSVKVEDYSKKVKVKPKTIGTLSNGLELDNVSLDNEEVEIYGNRDDLDDIDSLTAEVNLDGVTESTEKHVKFKLPDGVSKVEPKATDAKITIK, encoded by the coding sequence ATGTTAGAAAGTAAATGGGGATTAAGATTAATTGCACTTGTATTAGCGCTTGTATTTTTCTTATCAGCAAATAATATGTTTGGTAATATATTTGATGCTGACCACCTTGGACAGAAATCAACTGATACCATTCAAGATGTTCCTGTTCAAGTAAAGTATAACAATGAATCTTTATATGCGAGCGATGTTCCTAATAAGGTGGATGTAGAAATATCTGGGCCACAGTCACAGGTGCTTAAAGCTGAAAATGGAGAAAATATTAAAGCAGTATTAGACCTCAGAGGACAAAAAGCAGGGAACCACACTGCTCAATTCCAAGTTAATGGTCTTAATGAAGATATTGACTATAATGTTAAACCTAAAGAAACCACAGTTAGCCTGGAAAAAAAAGTTCATAAAACATTGAAAGTAGAACCAGATGTAAGTAATAGTGATTTGAATTCTGATTTTAAAGTCGGTGATCAAACTGTTTCACCAGATTCTGTTGAAGTGACAGGTGGTCAGGATCAAATTGATAATATAGCTTATTTAAAAGCAACATATAAAAATAAAAGTAAGATTTCTAAAGATACTACAGATGTAGCAAAAATTACAGCCTTTGATAGAAACTTAAATAAAATTAATGTTTCGGTACAACCAGAAGAAGTTAATTTGAGTGTTAAGGTAGAAGATTACAGTAAAAAAGTTAAAGTGAAACCGAAAACTATAGGTACTTTATCAAATGGGCTAGAATTAGATAATGTCAGTTTAGACAATGAAGAAGTTGAAATTTATGGTAATAGAGATGATTTAGATGACATTGATTCTTTGACAGCTGAAGTTAATTTGGATGGTGTGACTGAATCAACTGAAAAACATGTAAAATTCAAATTACCTGATGGAGTATCTAAAGTAGAACCTAAAGCAACAGATGCTAAGATTACAATTAAGTAG